From Nerophis lumbriciformis linkage group LG39, RoL_Nlum_v2.1, whole genome shotgun sequence, one genomic window encodes:
- the uros gene encoding uroporphyrinogen-III synthase — MFVKMLVLLLKEPRDGDSGPDPYIKELASHGLKATLFPVLSFKFVSLNTLSDKLFQPEKYGGLIFTSPRAVEAVKMCMEERKEEWSSSVRDKWNTKSVYVVGKATAALVCGIGLNPLGKDTGTAEVLSRVIIEREDTNIPPLFFPCGSIKREVLPTALREHGFPLETLTVYQTGEHPHVEKNLCNHFAEQGLPASIAFFSPSGVKFSLETVRRLAGEQLAQIKFAAIGPTTRDAMLAEGLSVSCTAEKPTPEHLAAAMSKALK, encoded by the exons A TGTTTGTCAAGATGCTGGTTTTGCTTCTGAAAGAGCCAAGAGATGGAGACTCTGGGCCTGATCCTTACATCAAG GAGCTGGCATCACATGGCCTGAAAGCGACCCTTTTTCCTGTGCTATCTTTTAAGTTTGTCTCATTAAACACCCTGTCAGATAAG cttTTCCAGCCAGAGAAATACGGCGGCCTCATATTTACAAGTCCGAGAGCGGTGGAAGCTGTGAAGATGTGCATGGAGGAAAGAAAAGAAG AGTGGAGCAGCTCAGTGAGAGACAAATGGAACACAAAGTCCGTGTATGTGGTGGGGAAAGCAACCGCCGCTTTAG TGTGCGGTATCGGTCTAAACCCCCTTGGCAAGGACACGGGGACTGCAGAGGTCCTGTCGCGGGTCATTATTGAAC GGGAGGACACAAATATTCCACCACTTTTCTTCCCATGTGGCTCCATCAAAAGAGAAGTCCTGCCAACGGCATTAAGGGAACATG GGTTTCCTTTAGAGACGCTGACTGTGTATCAAACAGGAGAGCATCCACATGTGGAGAAAAATCTTTGCAATCATTTTGCAGAGCAG GGCCTCCCGGCGAGCATAGCTTTCTTTAGCCCGTCAGGAGTCAAGTTTAGCCTGGAGACCGTGCGGAGGTTAGCTGGTGAGCAGCTTGCACAAATAAAG TTTGCCGCCATCGGGCCCACGACACGGGACGCCATGTTGGCGGAGGGTCTGAGCGTCAGTTGCACTGCGGAGAAGCCAACACCGGAGCACTTGGCGGCGGCTATGAGCAAAGCGCTAAAATAA
- the bccip gene encoding protein BCCIP homolog, with translation MASSAKKRAVGLGVEKQPESDNGSDESPGEDEDSTGEDSEASEVENEEVTVDFEAHTIAHSDFNGIKKLLQQLFLKAHVNTSEMTDIIIQQSHVGSVVKQAEVPEDSDDEDPDEVFGFITMLNLTERKGVQCVEEVKELLLDQCEKSSGHSVMEQLEKTLNDTSKPVGLLLSERFINVPPQIALPLHKQLQEEITDAERTNKPSGKYHYCLMISKTCKESTKSIPARGGAPKDEYMFINAEEEFFYEHATLKFHFSVQADADTCLSGRWSFDDVPMKPFRTVMLIPADRMSSIMDKLKEYLTV, from the exons ATGGCTTCGTCGGCTAAAAAGAGAGCGGTAGGTCTGGGAGTGGAAAAACAACCGGAAAGTGACAACGGCTCCGACGAGAGCCCGGGGGAAGATGAAGATTCAACGGGGGAGGACAGCGAAGCGTCCGAAGTAGAAAATGAG GAGGTAACGGTGGATTTCGAAGCGCACACAATCGCACACAGCGACTTCAACGGCATCAAAAAGCTCCTACAACAG CTCTTCCTGAAGGCTCACGTGAACACGTCAGAGATGACTGACATCATCATCCAGCAGAGCCACGTGGGAAGTGTCGTCAAG CAAGCGGAGGTACCAGAGGACAGCGACGACGAGGACCCAGATGAAGTGTTTGGGTTCATCACCATGTTAAACCTCACAGAAAGAAAG GGTGTGCAGTGCGTAGAAGAGGTGAAGGAGCTCCTCCTGGATCAGTGTGAGAAGAGCTCCGGCCACAGCGTCATGGAGCAGCTGGAGAAGACGCTGAACGACACCAGCAAGCCCGTGGGTCTTCTGCTCAGTGAGCGCTTCATCAACGTACCGCCGCAGATCGCTCTACCGCTGCACAAACAGCTCCA GGAGGAGATCACAGACGCGGAGAGGACCAACAAGCCCAGTGGGAagtatcactactgtctgatgaTCAGTAAGACCTGCAAGGAGTCCACCAAGAGCATTCCTGCCAGAGGAGGCGCTCCTAAGGACGAATATATGTTCATCAACGCTGAGGAGGAGTTCTTCTATGAG CACGCCACCCTCAAGTTCCACTTCTCCGTCCAGGCGGACGCGGATACGTGCTTGAGTGGGAGGTGGTCCTTCGATGACGTTCCCATGAAGCCTTTCAGGACGGTCATGTTGATCCCGGCAGACAGGATGTCCTCCATCATGGACAAACTCAAAGAATACTTGACCGTTTGA